The window GACATACCTGATTGAAACCAAAAACAGTTCTTATCGGTCATCTGGCAGTGTATTGTCTGCTAAAAGTGCACAACCTTCTGATGCCGCTCGGCCTCACCAGAATCTCACTCCTCAGGTTTTACAGCACGCTCGAGTTTATCTGTTGGATTCTCTAAATCCACTCAAATAGTAATTAATTTTGTCAGATTTAGTCTTTATGGTTGGTCGGGAGGGCACATAAGAATTTTCCACCTTCTAGTTTCCGTCTAGTACCCAAAATGTGGAAAAGAGTAACACATAAAGCAACATCTAAATTTGGTTGTTCTCAGGGGATGAATAAAGAATGTGCCCGAGACGCATTCTTTTTGATTGCCAATTTAGAAATTCACTACTTCCTTTCCAAATTAGTGAGAAAGAAAAGTTAGTCATTGCAAGATTATTCTGTTTTTCATTTACCGATGTGTATGGTTAGAAATTTACATCATTTATGTGATGATAGATTATATTTTAAATAATCCTGGTAATGCTGATCTTTCAATTGAACCGGATTACAGGACAACTCCGAAGACGGTCCTCTTGCAGATAAGAAAAGTGCGTCGAAAGGTATTTCGCGGAACAATTTCCCTGGAGGCACTTTTGGTGCTAGCAAGGGCGATAGGGGAAAGATGCCAAAGGAGAGTGTGTTTGAAAAACAAGGAGACAAGCCACATCAAAACCGTAGGATGCCAAACAGGCTTGTTTTGGATGGGCTTGATGAGGATGAGGAGGAAGATCTCTTGTCTGATGGAGAGCTTGGACGaacaaagaagaaggagaaacaaATGAAGGAATCAAAGAGGGAAATAAGTCTTACAACACGACAATGGGCTCTTCTGTCAAGCAGGAATTCCTCTGTGAATCTGCTTGAGTTTCCCAATGGTTTACCACCAGCACCACCTCGAAGTGAGAAATTTTTTGTATTTACTCATACCAGCAGTTTTGTCCCTTTCCTGATGTACAAAGTTTGTCTTATCAACACCTGTTATTTTGACAGAACAAAAGGAGGAGCTCTCAGAAGTTGAGAAGCAACAGAAAAAAGCTGAGGCTGCTCAAAGACATAAAATGCAAAAAGAGAAGGCAGTTCAGGAATCAGAGGTTTGCCCTTGTTCTTTTTCTTGCTTATGACGAGTCATGGTTTTTGGATTTTATGATGCTGAAATGAGCATAACTTGTTGAATTTTACAGGCTGAGGCAATTAGAAAAATAAGAAGTCAAGATTCCAACAGGAAGAAGCAAGAAGAGAAAATGAAGCAGCGGCAGGAAGAGTTGGCACAGGTATCCCATGTGCAATTTTGTTAATGTTATCAAGCTGACGATCAATTAATTATTGTATATATCTGGCAGGAGAAGGCTGCTAATGAGCTTGCACCAAACACTATCAGAACGGTTATGGGCCCCTCTGGAACTACTGTGACATTTTCTCCAGATATAGGTTTCCCAAGTATTTTTGCATCTAAGCCTTGCAGGTAAGAATTGTCTCCCATTCTCTTTCGTCCTCATTTTGATATCATGGATCCTGTGATGAATATTCATTTAAGGTACTTATTGTTTGTGCTTTGTGGTTTTGTTGCTATACTCCAGTTATCCTCCTCCTCGTGAAAAATGTGCTGGTCCTTCCTGTGAGAACACATATAAGTACCGTGATTCGAAATCAAACCTTCCTCTTTGCAGTCTTAAGTGCTACAAGGCAATTCATGAAAAGATGCAGGATGAAAAAACCTCCTAAGATTGTTGTGGAGATTCTTTTCTCTCTCAATCTTATTGTGCAAAATTTTACATGAATTTGGATTAGCCCAGTGATTCAAAACATAGCTAGAAACTGTTTGTTGAGGAGAGGGGCTATTCTTTCTTGTTGGTTACTATTTGCACTTCTATTTGTGATTACTCCATGGATCATCTTCCAAAACTGTTGTTATATTATGGTCGATTTAGCCTTATTATCCAAACGTTTCTTGAACACTCTATACCCTGGCTGCTATGAGAAGTCTTATTCACTTCAATTGGTTTGTTGACTCCGTCTCGTTTTTTAGGACACTTTTGATGCCTTGCTGCTCCATTTAATTGCTGAGCTCATATCCATTGTTTGAGCTCTGGTAATGCCATACTTGTTACAAGTAAACTGAGATCAATTTTGAATAGAATTTTATTTAAACATAGATATGAAGATGCATGCCAATCAACTCTTGCACCGGTTTTAAATGAGCATGATATTTCTGAATTTACACTTGAAGTAACTAGCAACACTTGAACCATAAAGATCTAGCAGTTGAGTGGTTCTGGTTACTGAGTGAAACCTTTTGCCTTTTGTTTTAAACTCACCTTCATTATTGCTAATGGCAATAAATGAGGAAGATTTTATGGCCTGTTTTGCTCACCTATTGATCTACTCAATTTGAACTCATGCTTGCTTATGGAAAGTGTGCCTTTATGTACTCGTCATCTGTAATAAATGATTAGCTACACGAGTAATTTGATGTCGAGGGCTTAATCCGTGTGACACTGCTAGGCATGTTGTCGTTAGAAGTTTGACCTAGACGAACGCCTGTGGAATAGATAGTTATAACCCGCTTAAAAATGTGCTAATTGTATGACTAGAATTACAAATCCTATTAGCAAGACCACTAAGTAGATGAATTACAACAACCAGTCAGTAAATGCAGAACCACTAGCAACTGTAAGTATTTTCTTGCATGAACTATGAGGGGCTTACAACTATATATTTATCTCCTAAAGTAATTGCATAATTGCTCCTTGGTAGCCTGTGAAGAACGAAGAAGACACAGGTAGTGCTAGTTCTTCTGACCATTTGAGTTTTGGGAGGCTCATCAGTTGAAATGGTGTTAGTAGAAGGACATGCGAATCATCATATATTTATTTGTCTGCAACCTTCTAAGCCACCTTCGCAACACACAAAAAGACATTGAAAATGAAGGAAAATCCACTTTCTCAAACTCCATTTTCTCTCTAAATTTTGAGAAAATTGAACGTATAGAACATGGTTCCAACTTCCAACTACGGATATAACAAGAGGCAAAACTATGAGAACAAAGGACACTATGAATAGCTGATTATCTCCTTCTGGATGCATGCAGGGATTCTGGTTCAAGCAATCTTGAAATGTTTTGAGTACTTTGATTAATTTAATGACAAATTAAATCCATAGATTGAACGGTAGTTAAAATATCAGTGTCCATGACTCTGGTAATCGTTGTATTTTATTGTGTTCTTCTCTTGGGGCTAAAGAGCTTTGCGTAAATACTAATATTAGAGATAATCGAGAGAGAAACTGAGAAAGGAAACAGAAGATATGAGCGAAAAGGATGACAAACCCACGAATCACACAATTTTTTCCACCGCCATCTAATCAGTCAGTAAAATATAAACTACACGCAACTATAGTTATCTACTACTTCGTTTTCACCATCCCTAATATCCTTATTCGCCTGATGTTTGCATCAATGAATATATACAATAATAACATATtcggtgtaatcccacaagtaggGTCTAGAGAGAGTAGGATATtctacgcagaccttacccccccccccccccggtgaggtagagaggttgtttccgataggcTTCCGActcaaaagaaaaataagaccGCAAAATAATAAGATATAAAGCAAATGTAGTAACAGATAGTAATACACATGAAAGAATAAGAAACAACAACTACTAAACAGAAGAAGAGGAGAGCAGGAGGCTAGCCCCCTTTCTCTCCCACATAAAGTGAGATAACACTCAGCTACCTATTAGCCTTCTACCTTAATATTCGACTTtcataccttcctatctaaggttatGCCCGCAGTCAGCTGAAGCCTGAATCTGTGTCACgtcttgtctaatcacctccctTAGTTCTGCCCCGGCCTACATCTAGCACTTTCAGCTCCTGCTacagccaacctctcacacctcctagTCTCGCATCCCTCATCTTATTTGCCACTGATGTCACTCATACCTTATCCCGTATAGCTTTTTACCTAATCATATCTCTCCGAGTATGGTGATGTACTGTGAAATTACTGCATACTTGGTGTCTTTAGCATAGAGTTTTGATTGCTTTAAGCTTGGTTTGTGTCGTTTCTTATGTTAATTTTTTTGTTGTAGGGGTTTGGAGATCAAATGGTGAAAACAAAGAAAAGTTCACAAAGTGTCGTGATTTTGGTGACATAACGCCGTTAAAGTGACTTATGAATCGTAAGTGGGATCGCAAATAGAAGCTGAGATGAAGATACAGGAGGACCAATAGACGACTTCACATACGGGCCGCAGAACCGACATGCAGACAGTATGTTGCTCCGTAAATGAAACTTCAGGTAGATGTAAAAATGGCGGAAATTTGGGAGTTGACATATGGTGCCACATGCGGACCATAGATGCCACTTATAGACTGCAAGTCCAGCCGCAGAAGGGTGTACTAGAAATGGGGAATCTCATGAAGCAACATACGAGCCCCACATGCGGACCGCAAGTCAATATACGGTCAAGCTcctgaaaaccctagtttcaacATACGAGGGCCAAAATCTCAACATGCGGATTGCATGTGCCATTTACGCCCAACATGCGGGCCGTATATGGCACTGAGGGATATTTTTGTCGCAATTAATTCCGAGTTTTTGACCATTATAAATAGTTTGTTTAGGGTTTTGATGGGTCATTTTTGTTCAGAATCTACTCCTACTTTCCATAGCGTTGAATACTTAACTTTTGAAGCTTTCAAGAAGAATATTCCATCTCTTTTTTCATCTTTCATTGATTGTAAGCTTTCAAAGCTTTCTTTCTTTAATGCTTCGTATTGTACTTAAAAtttgagtagctaattttaatactTATAAGATTGTAGACCCAATGATTGGTGTTATATAAACgaaaaagggctaaatataccctgtactatgagaaaaggTTTAAATATACCCATCGTTATACTTTAGGTTCAAATATACTCCTGTCATTATACTAttggatcaaatatacccctcttccGTTACATTTGTCCAAGGTGAACATCCAATCCTATGTGGcactgacatttgatgaggtggatgtcaCGTGGCATGTCACCTCAAcgccctaacccattttacccctcccctTTACGTGTTCTTCCACcattaaaatttcattcttccccACCAACATTGCCACTGTTACTTCAAAAACACAAATCTCCTCTTGAAGGAAGTTAATCGTCAATAAGTAAAATAAGAGCACTCCAATATGAGCTGAGAACAAATATGCTGAAATAATTCTTCCCTGAAATTATTATCTAATTACATAATGCATCAATAAGAAAACAAAATT is drawn from Lycium barbarum isolate Lr01 chromosome 8, ASM1917538v2, whole genome shotgun sequence and contains these coding sequences:
- the LOC132605555 gene encoding uncharacterized protein LOC132605555, translated to MDDGGGSRYKGLNSTVRKKRSQMPRLHRTVFPEFHDDEYTDDAISRDNRFIGDYSSKKNKEDSATYNNARPIDDTSLRQLADAALNDSKPKKIRLKIGGATYLIETKNSSYRSSGSVLSAKSAQPSDAARPHQNLTPQDNSEDGPLADKKSASKGISRNNFPGGTFGASKGDRGKMPKESVFEKQGDKPHQNRRMPNRLVLDGLDEDEEEDLLSDGELGRTKKKEKQMKESKREISLTTRQWALLSSRNSSVNLLEFPNGLPPAPPRKQKEELSEVEKQQKKAEAAQRHKMQKEKAVQESEAEAIRKIRSQDSNRKKQEEKMKQRQEELAQEKAANELAPNTIRTVMGPSGTTVTFSPDIGFPSIFASKPCSYPPPREKCAGPSCENTYKYRDSKSNLPLCSLKCYKAIHEKMQDEKTS